GCAGTACTTGAAGCTGCATTTGTAGATTTCTATCTTTGCATCTTTCTCTTCGGTATTCCACACCCCAAGAATATCGTCCGGGCCAGCTCCATAGGTAGTCCCCGCTGCCAGTACTGCGCTCGTAAAAACCATGCGGCGCAGGTTCAATAAGCTCCTGATATGATACTTCTTGATGTAATAATCGAGCCCATCTCCATCGAGCTGTGCAGAGCGACATGCCTCGCCCGGTGCAATTGCGTGAAAATTGCGATGTTGTGCCTCACACCAAACGACAGCAGCTACGCAGGTTATCAATAATACCATCATGATCAAAGAAGACCTATATGTCAACGGCAAGTTTCTCATTGTACCGCCTCCTTCTTTAGGATTATAGCTCTTTTTCGGCAATTGATTTTTCCCGTTTGATGCCGACCATAGAGTCCGCAGTGCCAAGAGCTTTCTTTTCGTGAGCAGATCCCGCCGCATGTTTTCCGTTTCCATTTCGGAAAGGACATGATAAACTGGATTCGGGAGATGGAACGGCTTTGCGGAGCATAAGAAAGGGAATGGCATACTGCATATCAACACTGAATACGCGAAATAGTGAGGTGAGATGGAACGGATTGTCATCGTGGATGATAACGACAATTTCATTGGAGTGGAGGAAAAGGACAAGTGTCATGAGGGTGACGGCATCCTGCACAGGGGCTTTCTCGCCATGATCT
The nucleotide sequence above comes from Thermodesulfovibrionales bacterium. Encoded proteins:
- a CDS encoding DUF2147 domain-containing protein; its protein translation is MRNLPLTYRSSLIMMVLLITCVAAVVWCEAQHRNFHAIAPGEACRSAQLDGDGLDYYIKKYHIRSLLNLRRMVFTSAVLAAGTTYGAGPDDILGVWNTEEKDAKIEIYKCSFKYCGKIVWLKEPVYQAGSKDGTPGAPIMDHNNPNPELRKTPLIGLPILLDFVYAGDNSWKDGKIYNSDNGKTYSGKLTLPSPDLLKVRGFIGIPLIGGSTTWTR